In one window of Holophagales bacterium DNA:
- a CDS encoding prolyl oligopeptidase family serine peptidase, which yields MARKVSYRYLLYVPKAYVADATRRWPLLLFLHGSGERGDDLAKVKVHGPPHQLDGREDFPFVVVSPQCPAGQRWQADALAALLDDVARQLRIDPDRIAVTGLSMGGRGTWELAMSYPERFAAIVPVCGGAIPDRACLLKDIPVRAFHGARDTVVPLAESTTVVDAVKKCGGTAELIVYPEAGHDAWTATYADGALWEWLLRQRRHPRP from the coding sequence ATCGCGCGGAAGGTCTCGTACCGCTATCTCCTATACGTGCCGAAGGCGTATGTGGCCGACGCCACGAGGCGCTGGCCGCTCCTCCTCTTCCTTCACGGGTCCGGGGAGAGGGGAGACGATCTCGCGAAGGTGAAGGTCCACGGCCCGCCGCATCAGCTCGACGGTCGCGAGGACTTCCCGTTCGTCGTCGTCTCGCCCCAGTGCCCGGCCGGACAGCGGTGGCAGGCCGACGCACTGGCCGCGCTCCTGGACGACGTGGCGAGGCAGCTGAGGATCGACCCCGATCGCATTGCGGTGACGGGCCTGTCGATGGGAGGGCGGGGGACATGGGAGCTCGCGATGTCCTACCCGGAGCGTTTCGCCGCCATCGTGCCCGTGTGCGGAGGCGCCATTCCCGACCGGGCCTGCCTGCTGAAGGACATCCCTGTGAGGGCGTTCCACGGCGCGCGCGACACCGTCGTCCCGCTCGCCGAATCGACGACGGTGGTGGACGCCGTGAAGAAGTGCGGGGGCACGGCCGAGCTGATCGTCTACCCCGAGGCCGGGCACGACGCGTGGACGGCGACCTACGCGGACGGGGCGCTCTGGGAGTGGCTCCTCCGTCAGCGGCGTCACCCCCGCCCGTAA
- a CDS encoding DEAD/DEAH box helicase family protein codes for MARVVAPNGAPRIGTKVLHKYNRDLGPGRVEDVAARRIVVFFPRTGERLTFGAGDAGLKPLELSAGRDARIEETGEVVTLSSREKGGTVWTTTDGRQIEDEMLWPAEIPQDPVERLAGLDVDRAAAFRNRLDGLFLQRMRQAKGLGSFLGGRIAIHPHQLHVAERATAYEPVRWLLADEVGLGKTIEACLILSRLVRTERADRILVVVPSTLTVQWLGELWRKFHQVFVLLDGKRRADVAKDHGPEFNPFDAHRRSVIALEDLVSEPGLAQKALAAGLDLLVVDETHRLVLDAEAERAIAPIARSAKHLLLLSATPLEADTSGFFRLLELVRPDAYRSEKEFLAALAENQPLPPCTSATRRVDIGGLPPRVPLPVELESVPASQALTGDEKVDAADPRVAWLVSKAKSFAPGGSEEGKTLVFCHDLPTLQALKALLERETRKRVAVFHEELSPDRRDLEVAEFRRPKGPTFLVSTECGGEGRNFEFCRRLVLFDLPLDPAQVEQRIGRLDRISRKERVEIVYFRPPSGFYRDLVELYERIGLFREPLGGLERSLANVEAAIRKAEKASARGLSELPVAALVTEVRGAAQVRQRAAYHHLHSEGFRADLASGILTRVPAGLDAAMERFVTAACELFGFDVTEKKGIRTWYLEFGGDALLEHLPGVPGGTRYLGTFDREEAVLREELDFFASGHPLVEGIFQELEDGPRGRAALLKLEKTGVDGEGVLFLHRRDEAFAASAIDLAGQPRPEWAELLMRGRTNLRGLPIEDWSPEIPRGRGWATTVRALAARAERNGPILAAAGFRLLR; via the coding sequence ATGGCGAGGGTCGTCGCCCCCAACGGGGCGCCCCGCATAGGGACAAAGGTCCTGCACAAGTACAACCGCGACCTCGGACCCGGGAGGGTCGAGGACGTGGCGGCCCGCCGGATCGTCGTCTTTTTCCCGAGAACCGGGGAGCGGCTGACGTTCGGTGCGGGCGATGCCGGCCTGAAGCCCCTCGAGCTCTCCGCGGGACGCGACGCGCGGATCGAGGAAACCGGCGAGGTCGTGACGCTCTCTTCCAGGGAGAAGGGCGGGACGGTCTGGACGACGACGGACGGCCGCCAGATCGAGGACGAGATGCTCTGGCCCGCGGAGATTCCGCAGGACCCGGTCGAGCGCCTCGCGGGGCTCGACGTGGACCGGGCCGCGGCATTCCGAAACCGTCTCGACGGACTCTTCCTGCAGCGGATGCGGCAGGCGAAGGGGCTCGGTTCCTTCCTCGGCGGGCGGATCGCCATTCACCCGCACCAGCTCCACGTCGCCGAGAGGGCGACGGCCTACGAGCCGGTCCGCTGGCTCCTCGCCGACGAGGTCGGCCTCGGCAAGACGATCGAGGCCTGCCTCATCCTCTCGCGCCTCGTGCGGACCGAGCGGGCCGACCGGATCCTGGTCGTCGTCCCGTCGACGCTCACCGTGCAGTGGCTGGGCGAGCTCTGGCGGAAGTTCCACCAGGTCTTCGTCCTGCTCGACGGCAAGCGCCGGGCCGACGTCGCGAAGGACCACGGGCCGGAGTTCAATCCGTTCGACGCCCACCGCCGCAGCGTGATCGCGCTGGAGGACCTCGTCTCGGAGCCGGGGCTCGCGCAGAAGGCGCTGGCGGCGGGTCTCGACCTCCTCGTCGTCGACGAGACGCACCGGCTCGTCCTCGACGCGGAAGCCGAGCGGGCCATCGCGCCCATCGCCCGATCGGCGAAGCACCTCCTGCTTCTCTCCGCGACGCCTCTCGAGGCCGACACCTCGGGCTTCTTCCGCCTCCTCGAGCTCGTCCGCCCCGACGCCTACCGCTCCGAGAAGGAGTTCCTCGCCGCGCTCGCGGAGAACCAGCCGCTTCCACCCTGCACGAGCGCGACGCGGCGCGTCGACATCGGCGGCCTCCCGCCGCGCGTGCCGCTCCCGGTCGAGCTGGAGAGCGTCCCGGCCTCCCAGGCCTTGACGGGCGACGAGAAGGTCGACGCCGCGGACCCGCGCGTCGCGTGGCTCGTTTCCAAGGCGAAGAGCTTCGCCCCGGGCGGGAGCGAGGAAGGGAAGACGCTCGTCTTCTGCCACGACCTCCCGACCCTCCAGGCGCTCAAGGCCCTCCTGGAGCGCGAAACGCGCAAGCGCGTCGCCGTCTTCCACGAGGAGCTCTCGCCCGACCGGCGGGACCTCGAGGTGGCCGAGTTCCGCAGGCCGAAGGGACCCACGTTCCTCGTGTCGACCGAGTGCGGCGGGGAAGGGCGCAACTTCGAGTTCTGCCGGCGTCTCGTCCTCTTCGACCTTCCTCTCGACCCGGCCCAGGTCGAGCAGAGGATCGGCCGTCTCGACCGGATCAGCCGGAAGGAGAGGGTGGAGATCGTCTACTTTCGACCTCCGTCGGGGTTCTACCGCGATCTCGTGGAGCTCTACGAGCGGATCGGCCTCTTCCGGGAGCCGCTCGGGGGGCTCGAGCGGTCGCTGGCGAACGTGGAGGCGGCGATCCGGAAGGCCGAGAAGGCCTCGGCGCGGGGCCTCTCGGAGCTGCCGGTCGCAGCTCTCGTCACGGAAGTCCGCGGTGCCGCCCAGGTCCGTCAGAGGGCGGCCTACCACCACCTTCATTCCGAGGGCTTCCGCGCCGACCTTGCGAGCGGCATCCTCACCCGTGTTCCCGCCGGGCTGGACGCCGCGATGGAGCGGTTCGTCACCGCCGCCTGCGAGCTCTTCGGGTTCGACGTCACCGAGAAGAAGGGCATTCGCACCTGGTACCTCGAGTTCGGCGGGGACGCGCTCCTCGAGCACCTTCCCGGCGTGCCGGGCGGGACGCGCTACCTCGGAACCTTCGACCGGGAGGAAGCGGTCCTGCGCGAGGAGCTCGACTTCTTCGCCTCGGGGCACCCGCTCGTCGAGGGGATCTTCCAGGAGCTCGAGGACGGACCACGCGGCCGGGCTGCGCTCCTGAAGCTGGAGAAGACCGGCGTCGACGGAGAGGGAGTCCTCTTCCTGCACCGGCGGGACGAGGCCTTCGCCGCGTCCGCGATCGACCTCGCGGGGCAGCCGAGGCCCGAGTGGGCGGAGCTCCTCATGAGGGGGCGCACGAACCTCCGTGGCCTCCCCATCGAGGACTGGTCGCCCGAGATTCCCCGTGGGAGGGGCTGGGCCACGACGGTGCGGGCGCTCGCGGCCCGGGCCGAGAGAAACGGCCCGATTCTCGCCGCGGCGGGCTTCCGCCTTCTTCGATAA
- a CDS encoding DUF1957 domain-containing protein → MTEPLAPSPAPVPEPQSTASDLAALQAARTEVLDVPDFDGHAKVGRPSQDPLPPPPWDPDVPETPFQKVLKELPFLSDYYNETYVYLVPCDPQSIYCIFEVGDAARDGLKARFGADFFEKNSLLLRVYDVTGISFDGFNANTFFEVDDYLADKVCYWVKAEGGRDYVAEIGYRAHGTTFFEKVARSNAVFVPRGKDEPAEVHVTWGSIHTPSNDLEIPVGPDQWRYNQYLYWKRRSHAAPPEKGYWSLVLHQHLPFVRHPEYEVGLEEQWFFEAVVSVYTQLLHVLWNLERDKVDFRLTVSLTPPLLSMMQDPHLKLRAARHIDECIKLATRERDNARGKPWLAAAEQILSRFWTAKRVWDAYEGDLTRGYRDFQNAGKLEVITCPATHWILPLYKDFPEAIRAQVQTAKRQYERVFGRSPRGIWLAENAWTPGLDAILAAEGFHWFLVNPKALREGDTRPFFDSANPVITPAGTAAFPIDPETRAKIWSRENGYPGASNYKEWYRDLGYDADFDYLPEYWKTAGVRRNTGIKYYRITGPGVDLGGKAYYVPDWADETREAQAAQFVFERGAQANYFFEKNGGRKPCVVSAYDAELFGHWWEEGPGFIESVFRKLLWDQSVVRPVTPSEYLAENPHHQRMTPGASSWGKGDYFQTWVEGREFQPNTWVYRHLFRLVGKMADLATRHRDTTDGVLKRALDQAARCLFLAGASDWGFLIETGQAVRYSEVQIVRHLDRARELMRQAEAGQIHEEYLTVLEDADTIFPFGDMDFRVFCRS, encoded by the coding sequence ATGACCGAGCCGCTGGCTCCGAGTCCCGCTCCGGTTCCCGAGCCCCAGTCGACCGCGTCCGACCTCGCCGCGCTGCAGGCCGCCCGCACCGAGGTCCTCGACGTCCCCGATTTCGACGGCCACGCGAAAGTCGGACGTCCCTCGCAGGATCCCCTCCCGCCGCCGCCCTGGGACCCGGACGTCCCGGAGACGCCGTTCCAGAAGGTGCTCAAGGAGCTGCCGTTCCTCTCGGACTACTACAACGAGACCTACGTCTATCTCGTGCCGTGCGACCCGCAGAGCATCTACTGCATCTTCGAGGTGGGGGACGCCGCGCGCGACGGCCTGAAGGCCCGGTTCGGAGCGGACTTCTTCGAGAAGAACTCGCTCCTGCTCCGCGTCTACGACGTCACCGGGATCTCGTTCGACGGGTTCAACGCGAACACGTTCTTCGAGGTGGACGACTACCTCGCCGACAAGGTCTGCTACTGGGTGAAGGCCGAGGGCGGCAGGGACTACGTCGCCGAGATCGGCTACCGCGCGCACGGGACGACGTTCTTCGAGAAGGTCGCCCGGTCGAACGCCGTCTTCGTTCCCCGCGGAAAGGACGAGCCGGCCGAGGTGCACGTGACGTGGGGGTCGATCCACACCCCGTCGAACGACCTGGAGATACCCGTCGGGCCCGACCAGTGGCGCTACAACCAGTACCTCTACTGGAAGAGGCGGAGCCACGCGGCCCCACCGGAGAAGGGATACTGGTCGCTCGTCCTCCATCAGCACCTCCCGTTCGTGCGCCACCCGGAGTACGAGGTGGGGCTGGAGGAGCAGTGGTTCTTCGAGGCCGTCGTCTCGGTCTATACGCAGCTCCTGCACGTCCTCTGGAACCTGGAACGCGACAAGGTCGACTTCCGCCTCACGGTGAGCCTGACGCCGCCGCTCCTCTCGATGATGCAGGACCCGCACCTGAAGCTGCGCGCGGCCCGGCACATCGACGAGTGCATCAAGCTGGCGACGCGGGAGCGGGACAACGCGCGGGGCAAGCCGTGGCTCGCCGCGGCCGAGCAGATCCTCTCCCGCTTCTGGACGGCCAAGCGCGTCTGGGACGCCTACGAAGGGGACCTGACACGCGGCTACCGCGACTTCCAGAACGCCGGCAAGCTGGAGGTCATCACCTGCCCGGCGACGCACTGGATCCTTCCGCTCTACAAGGACTTCCCGGAGGCGATCCGGGCGCAGGTCCAGACCGCGAAGCGACAGTACGAGCGGGTCTTCGGGCGCAGCCCGCGAGGGATCTGGCTCGCGGAGAACGCCTGGACGCCGGGCCTGGACGCGATCCTGGCGGCCGAGGGGTTCCACTGGTTCCTCGTGAACCCGAAGGCCCTCCGCGAGGGGGACACGCGCCCCTTCTTCGACTCGGCCAACCCGGTCATCACCCCCGCGGGGACGGCGGCGTTCCCGATCGACCCGGAGACGCGCGCGAAGATCTGGTCGCGCGAGAACGGCTACCCCGGCGCGTCGAACTACAAGGAGTGGTACCGCGACCTCGGCTACGACGCCGACTTCGACTACCTTCCCGAGTACTGGAAGACGGCCGGCGTGAGGCGCAACACCGGCATCAAGTACTACCGGATCACGGGCCCCGGCGTGGACCTCGGCGGAAAGGCCTACTACGTGCCCGACTGGGCCGACGAGACGCGCGAGGCCCAGGCCGCTCAGTTCGTCTTCGAGCGGGGCGCCCAGGCGAACTACTTCTTCGAGAAGAACGGCGGGCGCAAGCCGTGTGTCGTCTCGGCCTACGACGCCGAGCTCTTCGGCCACTGGTGGGAAGAAGGCCCGGGCTTCATCGAGTCCGTCTTCCGCAAGCTCCTCTGGGACCAGTCGGTCGTCCGGCCGGTCACCCCGTCCGAGTACCTCGCCGAGAACCCTCACCACCAGCGGATGACGCCCGGCGCGTCGAGCTGGGGCAAGGGCGACTACTTCCAGACGTGGGTGGAGGGCCGCGAGTTCCAGCCGAACACCTGGGTCTACCGGCACCTCTTCCGGCTCGTCGGGAAGATGGCCGACCTCGCCACGCGCCACCGGGACACGACGGACGGCGTGCTGAAGCGAGCGCTGGACCAGGCGGCTCGCTGCCTCTTCCTGGCGGGAGCCTCCGACTGGGGCTTCCTCATCGAAACGGGGCAGGCCGTCCGGTATTCCGAGGTGCAGATCGTGAGGCACCTCGACCGCGCCCGCGAGCTCATGCGGCAGGCGGAAGCGGGGCAGATTCACGAGGAGTACCTGACGGTCCTCGAGGACGCCGACACCATCTTCCCCTTCGGCGACATGGACTTCCGCGTCTTCTGTCGCAGCTAA
- a CDS encoding MFS transporter: MLRLPRAFSPLRHRDFRILWSGSLVSSVGTWMQRVAQGWLVLTLTGSPFWLGMDAFLGDAPFLVFSLFGGVLADRAERRRILLVSQVVQMSCALVLMALILVDQVTLGSILALSFLSGLAQAFGAPAFQALFPTLVPPEEIPKAIALNSIQFNLARVVGPGIAGLAFHQLGAAGCMGLNGLSFLAVVAALASIPRRPAAGGGGASVLEGLKEGVGVVWRRRDLRGLVGLAFLGSACSIPLVTFLPVFAKEVFHAGAGRYSAFLSAFGCGAVLGGLVVATTASRMRRRGFIGAIGLLAYGVLTAGFGLSRSPVLSFAFLVAAGACLMVVFSSFMTLVQTSVGDSLRGRVISIYGLAFRGGMPLGNLAAGAAAAAAGAPAVLVACGVALVVAGGTVAARRRKDGVASM, from the coding sequence GTGCTGCGCCTTCCGCGGGCTTTCTCGCCCCTTCGCCACCGCGACTTCCGGATCCTCTGGTCGGGGTCGCTCGTCTCGAGCGTCGGCACGTGGATGCAGCGGGTCGCTCAGGGGTGGCTCGTGCTGACCCTCACCGGCTCTCCGTTCTGGCTCGGGATGGACGCGTTCCTCGGAGACGCGCCGTTCCTCGTCTTCTCCCTCTTCGGCGGCGTCCTGGCCGACCGTGCCGAGCGTCGACGGATCCTCCTCGTATCGCAGGTCGTCCAGATGAGCTGCGCGCTCGTTCTCATGGCGCTCATCCTCGTCGATCAGGTCACCCTCGGGTCCATCCTGGCGCTTTCGTTCCTCTCGGGACTCGCGCAGGCGTTCGGAGCCCCGGCCTTCCAGGCGCTCTTCCCGACACTCGTTCCTCCCGAGGAGATTCCGAAGGCGATCGCGCTCAACTCCATCCAGTTCAACCTCGCGCGGGTCGTCGGGCCGGGAATCGCCGGCCTGGCCTTCCACCAGCTCGGCGCCGCCGGCTGCATGGGCCTGAACGGGCTCTCGTTCCTGGCGGTGGTCGCCGCGCTCGCCTCGATCCCGCGCCGCCCGGCCGCGGGGGGCGGTGGGGCCAGCGTTCTGGAAGGGCTGAAGGAGGGAGTCGGAGTCGTCTGGAGGCGAAGGGACCTGAGGGGTCTCGTCGGCCTCGCGTTCCTCGGCAGCGCCTGTTCGATTCCGCTCGTGACGTTTCTCCCGGTCTTCGCGAAGGAGGTCTTCCACGCCGGAGCGGGGCGCTACAGCGCCTTCCTGTCGGCCTTCGGGTGCGGGGCCGTCCTCGGGGGGCTCGTCGTCGCGACGACGGCCTCGAGGATGCGGCGGCGAGGCTTCATCGGCGCGATCGGCCTCCTGGCCTACGGAGTTCTCACCGCCGGCTTCGGCCTCTCCCGGTCGCCGGTCCTCTCGTTCGCGTTCCTCGTCGCGGCGGGAGCCTGCCTCATGGTCGTCTTTTCGAGCTTCATGACGCTCGTCCAGACGAGCGTCGGGGACTCGCTCCGGGGCCGGGTCATCAGCATCTACGGCCTCGCGTTCCGGGGAGGGATGCCGCTCGGGAACCTGGCCGCCGGGGCGGCGGCAGCGGCGGCGGGAGCGCCGGCGGTTCTCGTAGCGTGCGGCGTCGCGCTCGTCGTGGCCGGAGGGACCGTCGCCGCCCGGCGCCGCAAGGACGGCGTCGCGTCGATGTGA
- a CDS encoding protein kinase: MARKVRVKGSARPSRMRGAPIGALALLVALVCAAGAGAARPALRIYGVADGLKYSQVFCVAQDRDGMIWVGTSYGVSRYDGRKFESLTSRDGLSHDSVSALATAADGTVWAATQEGLARIAPAAGALGEPRVVPLPPAIRGIASLRPTLLAASPGALWLGDGKRVVRVAEGRADEMPFPPGFGPNVLALGPATDDTCWAGSEGGLALLSRSATSPAVLPIPPGMGRPVAFALDRDDLYVLFGRGLARLAGGTGPFQVVAEVPPEAEPNALVRLVDGWAIPTETRGLLLVREGRIPEWIGTQQGLPSASVSGAIVDRSGILWLATEAGLVKIFDLDLRSIPSRLPDLGGMVFTVAPAPGGRLWVGHTEGVSVVSGDTVRRIALGGSEAAVWTILPMEGESFLAGTPRGLIHVSPAGVRRFPDLPLAGPGRVFDLARGAGDTVWATTVDGVVRFSWDARTKKPRDPIPTTEIAGEPFGEARAIAVEDDGTAWIGTDGRGVIRWDGARFTRIGSEAGLPSGYSRVVLPTRGGLLIGTDRGLFRLEAGRVRPVDAVNRALDDPWIAALAEAGGDLWVATSYSLFRVKDGVVVERLDMGTGLVGASTTAESCLAPLPGDRLAVGMDGGLSLLDAGRPPRIAPPPAIAIAGVVDASGRAVHPGRAVDAGAASITFALRSPSYFSEERTLFSERLLPLESAFSPPHPEPRARYAGLAPGRYTLEAQALASSGLRSPRPARFHFTVEPPWWGTVWARGAMLLLLLAAVATVVRLRTRGLSRRAAALESRVEERTRELTETNARLEEAQARITQLLESRPEAQLDPASWASTVAAELARALGVASVGVFAFDERGTTTRLAGEDVPAPTRSDAEAAAPGAFLSPGEGALFPARGASGELLGAVAVPAGATWDESRRRLLGGFAHQLGGALEIRTVRRRLAEAESARETARAAMKSRGVVPAAVCPRCRRVYSEVVRCPDDGTPLDASRLLPAVIRDRYRLLCVLGEGGMGTVFLAEDLRLPREVAIKIVRLDLHADPGIRLRFVREANTLARLSHPGVTALFDAGELDDGSLFLVMERLRGRDLGSVLAKDGRGRPAQVAEVACQAGAALAAAHRAGVVHRDVKPENLVLTWDGDRLRVKVVDFGLARAPEAGRALTRTGMVVGTPAFMAPEQVMDEELSAATDLYALAAVVWEALTGLRLVKSEGVGGIFHEILTEEPTPPSLLRAGLPPEVDALVLSALAKAPGERPQDVEAWGSRLAAALSGVPPAEAGWSDAGSAAGD; the protein is encoded by the coding sequence ATGGCGCGGAAGGTCCGGGTGAAGGGATCGGCCCGTCCCTCGCGGATGCGGGGCGCTCCAATCGGCGCCCTCGCGCTCCTGGTCGCCCTCGTCTGCGCGGCGGGCGCAGGGGCGGCACGCCCTGCGCTCCGGATCTACGGCGTGGCGGACGGGCTGAAGTACTCGCAGGTGTTCTGCGTCGCCCAGGACCGCGACGGGATGATCTGGGTGGGCACCTCGTACGGCGTCTCGCGGTACGACGGCCGGAAGTTCGAGAGCCTGACCTCGCGGGACGGCCTCTCGCACGACTCCGTGAGCGCCCTCGCCACGGCCGCCGACGGAACCGTGTGGGCCGCCACGCAGGAGGGGCTCGCGCGCATCGCACCCGCTGCCGGAGCGCTCGGCGAGCCGCGGGTGGTCCCGCTCCCACCGGCGATCCGGGGCATCGCGTCCCTCCGGCCGACGCTCCTGGCCGCGTCGCCGGGTGCGCTCTGGCTCGGCGACGGGAAACGGGTCGTCCGCGTGGCGGAGGGCCGGGCCGACGAGATGCCCTTCCCACCGGGTTTCGGCCCGAACGTCCTGGCGCTCGGTCCCGCCACCGACGACACCTGCTGGGCCGGGTCCGAGGGAGGGCTCGCCCTCCTCTCGAGGTCCGCGACGAGCCCCGCCGTGCTGCCGATCCCGCCAGGGATGGGCCGTCCCGTGGCCTTCGCCCTCGATCGAGACGACCTCTACGTCCTCTTCGGGCGCGGGCTCGCCCGCCTCGCCGGTGGTACGGGTCCGTTTCAGGTCGTCGCCGAGGTTCCGCCGGAGGCGGAGCCGAACGCCCTCGTGAGGCTCGTCGACGGCTGGGCGATCCCGACCGAGACGCGGGGACTCCTGCTCGTTCGGGAGGGGCGGATCCCCGAGTGGATCGGGACGCAGCAGGGACTTCCCAGCGCCAGCGTCTCCGGGGCGATCGTCGACCGCAGCGGAATTCTCTGGCTCGCCACGGAAGCCGGGCTCGTGAAGATCTTCGATCTCGACCTGAGGTCCATCCCATCCCGGCTTCCCGACCTCGGAGGAATGGTCTTCACGGTGGCGCCGGCGCCGGGGGGACGCCTCTGGGTCGGTCACACGGAAGGAGTCTCCGTCGTCAGCGGCGACACGGTCCGCCGGATCGCGCTCGGCGGCTCGGAAGCCGCGGTATGGACGATTCTCCCGATGGAGGGCGAGTCCTTCCTCGCCGGGACGCCGCGAGGTCTCATCCACGTGTCGCCGGCGGGGGTCCGGCGGTTCCCGGACCTTCCCCTGGCCGGCCCGGGCCGGGTCTTCGACCTGGCGCGTGGTGCGGGCGACACCGTGTGGGCCACGACGGTGGACGGCGTCGTCCGATTCTCGTGGGACGCGCGGACGAAGAAGCCCCGCGATCCGATACCGACGACGGAGATCGCGGGCGAGCCTTTCGGCGAGGCGCGCGCGATCGCCGTCGAGGACGACGGGACCGCCTGGATCGGGACCGATGGACGGGGCGTCATCCGCTGGGACGGCGCGCGCTTCACGCGGATCGGATCGGAGGCGGGCCTTCCGAGCGGGTACAGCCGCGTGGTCCTGCCGACGCGCGGCGGCCTTCTCATCGGCACGGACCGGGGTCTCTTCCGGCTCGAGGCAGGGCGGGTGAGGCCCGTCGACGCCGTCAATCGGGCCCTGGACGATCCGTGGATCGCGGCGCTCGCGGAAGCGGGTGGAGACCTCTGGGTCGCGACGTCGTACTCCCTCTTCCGCGTGAAGGACGGCGTCGTCGTGGAGCGGCTCGACATGGGGACGGGCCTCGTCGGGGCGAGCACGACGGCCGAGTCGTGCCTGGCACCACTGCCGGGCGACCGTCTCGCCGTCGGCATGGACGGCGGCCTCTCGCTGCTCGACGCGGGACGGCCGCCACGGATTGCGCCGCCCCCGGCCATCGCCATCGCAGGCGTGGTCGACGCCTCCGGACGGGCCGTCCATCCCGGGCGCGCGGTGGACGCCGGCGCGGCTTCGATCACGTTCGCGCTCAGGTCTCCGTCCTACTTCTCGGAGGAAAGGACGCTCTTCTCGGAACGCCTCCTTCCGCTCGAGAGCGCGTTCTCGCCTCCCCACCCCGAACCGCGCGCGCGCTACGCGGGGCTCGCCCCCGGCCGATACACGCTCGAGGCGCAGGCCCTCGCCTCGTCCGGCCTCCGAAGTCCGCGGCCGGCCCGCTTCCACTTCACGGTCGAGCCGCCGTGGTGGGGGACGGTGTGGGCGAGGGGAGCGATGCTCCTCCTCCTCCTGGCGGCGGTCGCGACGGTCGTACGCCTGCGAACGAGGGGCCTCAGCCGGCGAGCCGCCGCGCTCGAGTCGCGCGTGGAGGAGCGTACGCGGGAGCTGACCGAGACGAACGCGCGGCTGGAGGAGGCGCAGGCCCGAATCACCCAGCTGCTCGAGAGCCGGCCGGAGGCGCAGCTCGACCCGGCCTCGTGGGCCTCGACGGTCGCCGCGGAGCTGGCGCGAGCGCTCGGAGTTGCCTCGGTCGGCGTCTTCGCGTTCGACGAGAGGGGAACCACCACGCGGCTGGCGGGCGAGGACGTTCCGGCGCCGACGCGATCCGACGCGGAGGCCGCCGCGCCGGGGGCCTTCCTGTCGCCCGGCGAGGGCGCCCTGTTCCCGGCGCGCGGCGCGAGCGGCGAGCTGCTGGGCGCCGTCGCGGTCCCCGCGGGGGCGACGTGGGACGAGTCCCGGCGGCGGCTCCTCGGCGGTTTCGCCCACCAGCTGGGCGGCGCCCTGGAGATCCGGACCGTACGGCGGCGGCTCGCCGAGGCCGAGTCGGCGCGCGAAACGGCGCGGGCGGCGATGAAGAGCCGCGGTGTCGTTCCCGCGGCCGTCTGCCCGCGCTGCCGGCGGGTCTACTCGGAGGTCGTGCGGTGTCCCGATGACGGAACGCCCCTCGACGCTTCGCGGCTCCTGCCCGCCGTCATCCGGGATCGCTATCGCCTTCTCTGCGTCCTCGGAGAAGGGGGAATGGGAACCGTCTTCCTCGCGGAAGACCTCCGCCTCCCGCGCGAGGTGGCGATCAAGATCGTCCGCCTGGACCTGCACGCCGACCCGGGAATCCGCCTCCGGTTCGTCCGCGAGGCGAACACGCTCGCGCGGCTGTCGCATCCCGGCGTCACGGCGCTCTTCGATGCCGGCGAGCTGGACGACGGCTCGCTCTTCCTCGTCATGGAGCGCCTGCGGGGACGCGACCTGGGGAGCGTCCTGGCGAAGGACGGGCGGGGCCGTCCGGCCCAGGTGGCCGAGGTCGCCTGCCAGGCGGGGGCGGCGCTCGCGGCGGCCCACCGGGCGGGAGTCGTCCACCGCGACGTGAAGCCCGAGAATCTCGTCCTGACGTGGGACGGGGACCGGCTCAGGGTGAAGGTCGTGGACTTCGGTCTCGCGCGGGCCCCGGAGGCGGGCCGGGCGCTGACGCGGACCGGGATGGTCGTCGGCACGCCCGCCTTCATGGCGCCCGAACAGGTGATGGACGAGGAGCTCTCCGCGGCGACCGACCTCTACGCCCTGGCGGCGGTGGTCTGGGAGGCGCTGACCGGACTCCGGCTCGTGAAGTCGGAAGGGGTCGGCGGGATCTTCCACGAGATCCTCACGGAGGAGCCGACGCCGCCCTCCCTGCTCCGTGCCGGGCTCCCGCCCGAGGTCGATGCGCTCGTCCTCTCCGCGCTCGCAAAGGCGCCGGGCGAGCGGCCACAGGACGTGGAGGCGTGGGGGAGCCGGCTGGCCGCAGCCCTCTCCGGCGTGCCGCCGGCCGAGGCGGGCTGGAGCGACGCAGGGTCCGCGGCGGGCGACTGA